In Sorghum bicolor cultivar BTx623 chromosome 8, Sorghum_bicolor_NCBIv3, whole genome shotgun sequence, one genomic interval encodes:
- the LOC110429675 gene encoding calcium-transporting ATPase 10, plasma membrane-type yields MESYLEERFGGVQAKNSSEEALRRWRRLCSVVKNPKRRFRFTANLEKRGEAEAIKHANHEKLRVAVLVSKAALQFLHGLSLRSEYVVPEEVKAAGFQICADELGSIVEGHDSKKLITHGGVDGIAEKLATSKTDGLSTADDSIKRRQDIYGVNKFTESEVRSFWVFVWEALQDTTLIILAVCAFVSLVVGIVMEGWPKGAHDGLGIVASILLVVFVTATSDYRQSLQFKDLDKEKKKIQVQVTRSGFRQRLSIYDLLPGDVVHLAIGDQVPADGLFISGFSLLINESSLTGESEPVAVNEDNPFLLSGTKVQDGSCKMLVTTVGMRTQWGKLMATLSEGGDDETPLQVKLNGVATIIGQIGLFFAVITFIVLSQGLFSKKYHERMLLSWSGDDALELLEHFAIAVTIVVVAVPEGLPLAVTLSLAFAMKKMMNDKALVRHLAACETMGSATTICSDKTGTLTTNHMTVVKACICGNIKEVNGSENASKLRSEFPEIVVKTLLESIFNNTAGEVVINQDGKYQILGSPTETALLEFALSLGGDFKAKRDETKIVKVEPFNSTKKRMSVILELPGGGCRAHCKGASEIVLAACDKFLDETGGVHPLDKITADKLNGIIDSFAGEALRTLCLAFREMEEGFSTAEHIPLQGYTCIGIIGIKDPVRPGVKESVATCRAAGIMVRMVTGDNINTAKAIARECGILTEDGIAIEGPEFREKSLDELLKLVPKIQVMARSSPLDKHTLVKHLRTTFNDVVAVTGDGTNDAPALHEADIGLAMGIAGTEVAKESADVIILDDNFSTIVTVAKWGRSVYINIQKFVQFQLTVNVVALLVNFSSACFTGNAPLTAVQLLWVNMIMDTLGALALATEPPNDDLMNREPVGRTGKFITNVMWRNILGQSFYQFFVMWYLQTQGKNFFGLEDSGTDIVLNTIIFNSFVFCQVFNEISSREMEKINVLKGMTRNYVFMAVLTSTVIFQFIMVQFLGEFANTTPLTIHQWLASVLLGLAGMPIAAAVKLIPVGSS; encoded by the exons atGGAGAGCTACCTGGAGGAGCGGTTCGGCGGCGTGCAGGCCAAGAACTCCTCCGAGGAGGCGCTCCGCCGCTGGCGCCGCCTCTGCAGCGTCGTCAAGAACCCCAAGCGCCGCTTCCGCTTCACCGCCAACCTCGAGAAGCGCGGCGAGGCCGAGGCCATCAAGCACGCCAACCAC GAGAAGCTGCGCGTCGCTGTGCTCGTCTCAAAGGCTGCACTGCAGTTTCTACATG GTCTCTCCCTTCGAAGTGAGTACGTCGTCCCTGAGGAAGTCAAGGCTGCAGGGTTTCAAATCTGCGCCGATGAGCTGGGGTCCATTGTTGAGGGCCATGATAGTAAGAAGCTCATCACCCATGGTGGAGTTGATGGAATTGCGGAAAAACTTGCAACTTCGAAGACGGACGGGCTAAGCACAGCCGATGATAGCATTAAGCGCAGGCAAGACATATATGGAGTAAACAAGTTCACTGAAAGTGAGGTCCGCAGTTTCTGGGTGTTTGTATGGGAGGCGCTTCAAGATACAACTCTTATAATTCTCGCTGTCTGCGCGTTCGTGTCGCTGGTTGTTGGTATTGTGATGGAAGGGTGGCCAAAAGGCGCTCATGATGGCCTTGGAATTGTTGCAAGTATCCTCTTGGTTGTGTTTGTGACTGCGACAAGTGACTATCGGCAGTCGCTGCAGTTCaaggacctggacaaggagaaaaagaaaatccaAGTACAGGTTACAAGGAGTGGTTTCAGGCAAAGGCTATCGATATATGATCTTCTTCCTGGCGATGTTGTCCATTTAGcaattggagatcaggtccctGCTGATGGGCTCTTCATTTCAGGGTTCTCTCTATTGATCAATGAATCCAGCCTAACTGGTGAAAGTGAACCTGTTGCTGTAAATGAAGATAACCCTTTCCTGTTGTCGGGGACCAAAGTACAAGATGGCTCCTGCAAGATGCTGGTCACAACTGTTGGCATGCGCACCCAATGGGGAAAACTGATGGCCACTCTCAGTGAAGGCGGCGATGATGAAACCCCACTCCAGGTTAAACTTAATGGAGTTGCAACCATTATTGGCCAGATTGGACTATTTTTTGCTGTTATAACTTTCATTGTCCTGTCCCAAGGGCTTTTCAGTAAGAAATACCATGAACGGATGCTTTTAAGCTGGTCAGGAGATGATGCATTGGAGCTGCTGGAGCATTTTGCTATTGCAGttaccattgttgttgttgctgttcCTGAGGGATTGCCATTAGCAGTCACGCTGAGTCTTGCATTTGCCATGAAGAAAATGATGAATGACAAGGCTCTGGTTCGCCACTTAGCTGCATGTGAGACTATGGGTTCAGCTACTACCATCTGCAGTGACAAGACAGGAACACTGACAACCAATCATATGACTGTTGTTAAGGCCTGCATCTGCGGAAACATTAAGGAAGTTAATGGTTCTGAGAATGCATCCAAGTTACGCTCTGAATTTCCAGAGATCGTCGTTAAAACTCTTCTGGAGTCTATATTTAACAATACAGCTGGTGAGGTTGTAATTAACCAGGATGGTAAATATCAGATCCTGGGTAGCCCCACGGAGACAGCTTTACTAGAGTTTGCATTGTCACTAGGTGGAGATTTTAAGGCAAAACGTGATGAAACTAAGATTGTGAAAGTGGAGCCTTTTAATTCAACAAAAAAGAGGATGAGTGTCATTCTTGAGCTTCCTGGAGGAGGGTGTCGTGCACACTGTAAAGGTGCTTCAGAGATAGTCTTGGCTGCTTGTGATAAATTCCTAGACGAGACAGGTGGTGTTCATCCTCTGGATAAAATAACTGCTGACAAGCTCAATGGTATTATTGATAGTTTTGCTGGTGAAGCTCTTAGGACATTATGCCTTGCTTTTAGGGAAATGGAAGAAGGTTTTTCCACCGCAGAGCATATACCACTACAAGGGTACACATGCATTGGAATTATAGGTATCAAAGATCCTGTCCGTCCAGGGGTGAAGGAGTCTGTTGCTACTTGCCGGGCTGCTGGAATTATGGTGAGAATGGTCACAGGAGACAACATAAATACAGCGAAGGCAATTGCTCGTGAATGTGGTATACTTACTGAAGATGGCATAGCTATTGAAGGACCGGAGTTCAGAGAGAAAAGCCTAGATGAACTCCTTAAGCTGGTTCCAAAAATCCAG GTAATGGCCCGATCATCACCACTTGACAAGCATACACTTGTAAAGCATTTGCGTACAACATTCAATGATGTTGTTGCTGTTACTGGTGATGGTACAAATGATGCTCCTGCCTTGCATGAAGCAGATATTGGACTTGCAATGGGCATTGCTGGGACTGAG GTGGCAAAAGAGAGCGCTGATGTTATAATTCTGGACGACAACTTCTCTACGATTGTAACTGTTGCCAAGTGGGGACGATCTGTTTACATCAATATTCAAAAGTTTGTCCAGTTTCAGCTGACTGTCAATGTAGTGGCACTTCTAGTTAACTTTTCCTCAGCCTGCTTTACAG GAAATGCACCGCTGACAGCTGTTCAGCTTCTTTGGGTTAACATGATCATGGACACCCTTGGCGCGCTTGCGTTAGCCACGGAGCCACCTAATGATGACTTGATGAACAGAGAGCCAGTAGGAAGGACAGGGAAATTCATTACGAATGTGATGTGGAGGAACATCCTGGGTCAGTCTTTCTACCAGTTCTTTGTGATGTGGTATCTCCAAACGCAAGGGAAAAACTTCTTTGGGCTTGAAGACTCTGGTACTGATATTGTGCTAAATACAATCATTTTCAACTCATTCGTCTTCTGTCAG GTGTTCAATGAGATAAGCtctcgggagatggagaagatCAACGTTCTCAAGGGCATGACTAGGAACTACGTGTTCATGGCTGTCCTTACCAGCACGGTCATCTTCCAGTTCATCATGGTGCAGTTTCTAGGCGAGTTTGCCAACACGACGCCCCTGACCATACACCAGTGGCTGGCCAGCGTGCTCCTCGGTCTGGCTGGGATGCCCATTGCCGCTGCCGTCAAGCTGATTCCAGTTGGCTCGTCATGA